The following proteins are encoded in a genomic region of Vulpes vulpes isolate BD-2025 chromosome X, VulVul3, whole genome shotgun sequence:
- the RIPPLY1 gene encoding protein ripply1 isoform X2: MLERLGCPPPPPALGGACLWRPWLSSARDLPQWWGKKGVEAATGGATGAKVIKAASEFHHPVRLFWPKSRSFDYLYSDGEILLQNFPIQATINLYEDSDDEEEEEEEEEEREEEKKLETDERGLGEHVRGPGSAPPRAIAHPPSPLVTGPN; this comes from the exons ATGCTGGAGCGGCtgggctgcccacccccacccccagccctggg AGGAGCGTGTCTTTGGAGGCCCTGGCTGTCCTCTGCAAGGGACCTACCACAGTGGTGGGGGAAGAAAGGCGTCGAGGCG GCCACTGGTGGGGCGACAGGTGCCAAAGTCATAAAGGCTGCCTCCGAGTTCCATCACCCTGTCAG GCTCTTCTGGCCTAAATCCCGCTCCTTTGACTACCTGTACAGTGATGGGGAGATTTTACTGCAGAACTTCCCTATCCAGGCAACGATCAACCTATATGAGGACTCAGATGacgaagaggaggaagaagaagaagaagaggagagagaagaagagaagaaattggAGACAGATGAAAGGGGGCTGGGAGAGCATGTGAGGGGACCAGGGTCAGCACCACCTAGGGCCATAGCTCATCCTCCTTCCCCACTCGTGACAGGCCCAAACTGA
- the RIPPLY1 gene encoding protein ripply1 isoform X1 codes for MQEVLRNKSPYDLSGLDPLRMDPSIPSAASPGLLSPPLLVSSGQQVGGSDRGACLWRPWLSSARDLPQWWGKKGVEAATGGATGAKVIKAASEFHHPVRLFWPKSRSFDYLYSDGEILLQNFPIQATINLYEDSDDEEEEEEEEEEREEEKKLETDERGLGEHVRGPGSAPPRAIAHPPSPLVTGPN; via the exons ATGCAGGAGGTCCTGAGAAATAAGAGCCCCTATGACCTGTCTGGCCTCGACCCCCTAAGGATGGACCCTTCCATTCCCTCGGCTGCTTCCCCTGGCCTATTAAGTCCACCACTGCTTGTCTCCTCTGGACAACAAGTAGGTGGCAGTGACAG AGGAGCGTGTCTTTGGAGGCCCTGGCTGTCCTCTGCAAGGGACCTACCACAGTGGTGGGGGAAGAAAGGCGTCGAGGCG GCCACTGGTGGGGCGACAGGTGCCAAAGTCATAAAGGCTGCCTCCGAGTTCCATCACCCTGTCAG GCTCTTCTGGCCTAAATCCCGCTCCTTTGACTACCTGTACAGTGATGGGGAGATTTTACTGCAGAACTTCCCTATCCAGGCAACGATCAACCTATATGAGGACTCAGATGacgaagaggaggaagaagaagaagaagaggagagagaagaagagaagaaattggAGACAGATGAAAGGGGGCTGGGAGAGCATGTGAGGGGACCAGGGTCAGCACCACCTAGGGCCATAGCTCATCCTCCTTCCCCACTCGTGACAGGCCCAAACTGA